The sequence below is a genomic window from Pyrobaculum sp. 3827-6.
CCGCTTCTCTTTATATATCTGCGAGAGAACCGCGTGCTCCGCCTGAGGGCTTGCGAGGCCTAGCAATAACGGCGTTGCAAAGCGGCGGGACACGCCGAGCCTCTTTAAAAAGGCACCCGCATATCTTTCCACTCTGCGCAAGAGCCCCCTCTCAATAATGTTGTAAAGCGCAAGACCTGCCAGCGTTGATGCGAAGAAAATAGCCGTCATTATCGAGAGATGTATCACGTGATGTATCATATCCCCTGGGAGATGAAGAACCAGTAGACGTCTTTAAGAGGCGGTATGTATAACAGATTTAGCAGAAAGAGATAAGTCAGTATTTTAAAGACGGCGATGGTGGAGGCCGCTGTTAGTAAAGACGCCGAGAGGATTTTCTCGCGGAAGGGCCACGGCGTATTCCTCCCCCTACCTGGGGAGATGCCGGAGGCCAGCAGGGCGAGAGCCGCCGTGTAGGCTTTTCTGATTGTCTGGGCGATGAGCGGTATGAGCATCTGGAATGTGGAGAGGTCCAGTCTGTGCAGTTTTTTAACCAAGGCCACATTCCCCCAGCCCTCCATCATTGAAGGTATGTGGCGCAGGAGAATCGCAAGGCCTGCGGCTACTCTCGCGTCGAGAAAGCCTCTAGTCAGTCTTATAACCTCGGCCTCTCCCGTAGAGAAGGCGGCGGTTAGACCAGCCAGCGTAATAGAGGCCGCCCTTAAGCTCTGCTTAAGGCCGTAAACCAGCCCCTGGTAGTATAAATACACCCCGCCTGTGAGTGGGCCTAAAAGCGGCGTGGAGGGGGGGATTATAACCGCCAGCACAGTCCTGGGAAGTTCGTTATAGAAGAGGCCCTGCATTATAGTTATGCTCCAGACCACTGGTATAATGATGAGAACGGCCGTCCTCACATAGTTGGCGCTGGGCCTTCTGGCGGTGAAAGCCGCCAGCGCCGCCAAGAAGGCCACGAGCAGAAGCTCGGTCTTGTCTATGGCTAAGACAAAGATGTTGAATGCTATTAATAACGACAGCTTAGTCCTGGCGTCCATAGACAGCCTCGGCGCTCTGCGCCACCTCCCCGGCGGGGCCTCTCGCCGCAATTCTCCCATCGCTGAGGACGTAGGCGTAGTCGCAACAACCAGCTACAAAGCGGAGATCGTGCGTCGCAACGAGAGCAGTCTTGCCACGGCCCACGTATTCTCTCAAAAGCGCGCATATAGCCTCGAGGTTTTCCAAATCCTGCCCCACGGTAGTCTCGTCGAGGAGAAGCACGTCTGGGCGTAGCGCCAGCACGGCGGCGAAGGCCGCCCTGAACCTCTGCCCTCTTGAAAGGGAGTGGGGGTTGCGCCCTCTTAACTCGCCGAGGTTAAGTGCGTTTATAAACTCGTCAGCTACGTCAGCTGCCCCACCCCCGGCCCACCACTGCGCCCTCGCCGCCACCTCCTCGCGGACAGTCTGGTAGAATAAAACGACGTCTGGGTTCTGAGGAAGATAGCCCACAACGCCCTCCACTTTCACAGAGCCCCTCTCCGGCTTGAGTACGCCGGTGATTATTTTCAGCAGAGTGCTCTTCCCGCTCCCGTTAGGGCCGATTAAGGCGTAGACGACCCCTTCTCTGAGCTCCAGATCTACCCCCCTCAGCACTTGGTGGCGGCCGTAAGAAAACCATACGCCACTAACCGACACTCTGACCGCTCCGTTATATGAGGGAGATCTCGGCGGCGCTCTCCACTCCACTCTAATGCCGTGCTTCCGCAGAACGTCCGCTCTGCCGAGCGCCTCGCCGCCTTTAAACACGTCCACTACGCGGCCTCTGTCAAGCAATATGATTTTGTCAACTTTGGGCAGTATGGGGGCGAGATCGCGAAATCTATGCTCGATTAAAATTACTGTCTTCCCCCCTTCTTTCAAAGCTAGGAGATCGCCGAGTAGCGACCTCGCAGATCTCAGATCGAGGTGGGCCAACGGCTCGTCGAATACGACCACTGAAGCGCCGACGAGGAGGATTTTGGCAATAGCCACTCTCTGCAACTGGCCCCCCGAGAGCTCCTCCACCTTCCTCTTAAGCAGAGGCCTCAGCCCCACGGCCTCCGCCACCTTTTCCACGTCGCGCGCGCTCCTCCCCACGTTGTCAGCGACGAGCGTCAACTCGTCAATTACAGTGCCGGCCAGCACTTGGTCGTAAGGAGACTGGGCTAGGTAAGCCACCGTTTTATTAACCTTGTATATATTGCTGTTAAGGACATCCAGCCCGGACACCGCCACCCTCCCCACCACCCTCGCCTTCTCTATGTGGGGAATCACCCCGCTTATCACTTTGCCCAGAGTAGATTTCCCGGAGCCCGATCTGCCCACCACTACGTACAGACCCGGCCCGAGCGTTAGGTTTATGTCTTCCAGCGCCTTAACCTCGCCGTAGGAAACCTCCCTCAGCTCTACTCTGACCTCACTCATAATATACCGCCCTCACGTATTTACACAAACGGAGCCCCATTAAAATCCCTGCCAGAGAGTACGCGGCCATTCCCGCTATATACGTCGCTAGGTACCAGTCGGCGTAGTACAGCCTATAGAAAGAGGCGTAGAGTATGAAGTCTATATAGCGGTCGACTGCGGAGGCGGAGGTAAGCGATACGGCCAGTGCCCAGGGGCGCTGGCTCTCCCCGCGCGTGACGCCCGCGGCGTAGAGAAAGGTCTCAAAAAAGAGAGAGGATGTGGCTGTCCAGAGGAAAAGCATTATGCCGAAGCCGAAGTAAAGCATCGACAAGAGAAGAGATCCTAAGAATGCGAGGGAGAGGGCGCCCAATTTAGGCCTCAGCGAGATCAGCACCGTGTAGAGGAAGTACTGGAGAGTGCCGTAGAAAAAGCCGTGTGTCACCCAGTCAAAGGGGCCGAGGAATGAGCCGAGCCCTCTCATCAAGGCGCCAGGCACCGTCACTACCACGAAGGAAAGCGGGGCGAAGAGCATCGGCAACAGTATCTCCTTCAGCCCGTTCTCCCTCACGTAGCGGCCTACGGCGTATGCGAAAAAGGGCAAGGCGACGAAAACGGAGAAGATCGCAAGCAGTAAGCTCTCGCCCCTCACGGAGATCACCTTAATGGTATACGTCTTGTTGTAAACAGGCCTCGGCGATCCCGGCGGATATAGAAACACGGTGAGGTTATAAACGCCGCCGGCAAACTTCTCAGCCTCGCCGGGGACGAATATAGGGAAAACCGCGGCGCCTCTCACCGGCACTATTATAGTGCCGAACTCTGTCTCCGGATTGAAGTACAGAGACTGCGCGGCTATTGGAATCCGCCTCCCGCTGGGATCTGTCATAACTAAGAGAGCGGTGTACGTGCCGTTTGCCCTCACACACACTACCCCCAGCAGATCTGGGTGGCCGACGTCCCGCCCAGTGAGGAATTTAACAAAGGCAGGCATGTAACTGGCAACAACGAAGGTGTAGGGCTGGTACTTCGGGTCGAAATGGCACGTGAGGGTGGAAGGCGCTATGAGCTCAACCTCTGCGCGCGCAACCCTTGGAGTGATGACCCTCTCCGCCGTTGCTGTTGCCCCGCCGCACGT
It includes:
- a CDS encoding energy-coupling factor transporter transmembrane protein EcfT; amino-acid sequence: MDARTKLSLLIAFNIFVLAIDKTELLLVAFLAALAAFTARRPSANYVRTAVLIIIPVVWSITIMQGLFYNELPRTVLAVIIPPSTPLLGPLTGGVYLYYQGLVYGLKQSLRAASITLAGLTAAFSTGEAEVIRLTRGFLDARVAAGLAILLRHIPSMMEGWGNVALVKKLHRLDLSTFQMLIPLIAQTIRKAYTAALALLASGISPGRGRNTPWPFREKILSASLLTAASTIAVFKILTYLFLLNLLYIPPLKDVYWFFISQGI
- a CDS encoding ABC transporter ATP-binding protein; the protein is MSEVRVELREVSYGEVKALEDINLTLGPGLYVVVGRSGSGKSTLGKVISGVIPHIEKARVVGRVAVSGLDVLNSNIYKVNKTVAYLAQSPYDQVLAGTVIDELTLVADNVGRSARDVEKVAEAVGLRPLLKRKVEELSGGQLQRVAIAKILLVGASVVVFDEPLAHLDLRSARSLLGDLLALKEGGKTVILIEHRFRDLAPILPKVDKIILLDRGRVVDVFKGGEALGRADVLRKHGIRVEWRAPPRSPSYNGAVRVSVSGVWFSYGRHQVLRGVDLELREGVVYALIGPNGSGKSTLLKIITGVLKPERGSVKVEGVVGYLPQNPDVVLFYQTVREEVAARAQWWAGGGAADVADEFINALNLGELRGRNPHSLSRGQRFRAAFAAVLALRPDVLLLDETTVGQDLENLEAICALLREYVGRGKTALVATHDLRFVAGCCDYAYVLSDGRIAARGPAGEVAQSAEAVYGRQD